In a single window of the Actinomycetota bacterium genome:
- the murC gene encoding UDP-N-acetylmuramate--L-alanine ligase yields the protein MTDTTAASAAAPPVPPIDLTDPGRYHVVGVGGPGMSAVAIALAEMGHQVSGSDLRDLPVLDRVRAAGIEVHVGHAASHVVGVDAVTASTAVPETNLELQAARERGVTVLRRAGMLAAICAQARSIGVAGTHGKTTTSSMLMLMLAEAGLKPGFVIGGDVADVGAGAQWTGSEWFVVEADESDGTHLELPLHATVLTNVEADHLDHYGSFDAIVAGFERYLRQIPGPKALCFDDPVCVELADRLGSDAGIVGYGTSARADVRAVELRAERGSFRFGVERHGESIGEVRLPLRGVHNVLNACGALALALDLGVPAQAAIAALERFGGVARRFDLRGEHGGATFIDDYAHLPSEIGAVLTAARDSGDGWRRLVAVFQPNRFNRMAVLWPEYADAFEAADLVVLTDIYSSGTQVLPGVTGKLVVNAVLDKHPETHVVWLPHRADLVEYLARSVGAGDACISMGCGDVASLPDEVIARRLELEARG from the coding sequence GTGACCGACACGACCGCGGCCTCCGCCGCCGCGCCTCCGGTACCGCCGATCGACCTCACCGATCCCGGCCGGTACCACGTGGTCGGGGTAGGGGGACCGGGCATGAGCGCGGTCGCCATCGCGCTCGCCGAGATGGGGCACCAGGTGTCGGGGAGCGACCTGCGTGACCTGCCGGTGCTCGATCGCGTGCGCGCCGCGGGCATCGAGGTGCACGTCGGACACGCCGCGAGCCACGTCGTCGGCGTGGACGCGGTGACGGCATCGACGGCGGTGCCGGAGACGAACCTCGAGCTACAGGCAGCGCGTGAGCGAGGTGTCACCGTGCTGCGCCGTGCCGGGATGCTCGCCGCCATCTGCGCGCAGGCCCGATCGATCGGCGTGGCCGGCACGCACGGCAAGACGACGACGTCGTCGATGCTGATGCTGATGCTCGCCGAAGCCGGTCTGAAGCCCGGTTTCGTGATCGGCGGCGACGTCGCCGACGTCGGGGCCGGCGCGCAGTGGACGGGGTCGGAGTGGTTCGTCGTCGAGGCCGACGAGAGCGACGGCACCCACCTCGAGCTGCCGCTCCACGCCACCGTGCTCACGAACGTAGAAGCCGATCACCTCGACCACTACGGCAGCTTCGACGCCATCGTCGCCGGGTTCGAGCGCTATCTGCGCCAGATCCCCGGACCGAAGGCGCTCTGCTTCGACGACCCCGTCTGCGTGGAGCTGGCCGACCGTCTGGGCAGCGACGCCGGGATCGTCGGCTACGGGACGTCGGCGCGCGCCGACGTGCGAGCTGTCGAGCTGCGCGCTGAGCGAGGGTCGTTCCGCTTCGGCGTCGAACGCCATGGCGAGAGCATCGGCGAGGTGCGCCTGCCGCTGCGCGGCGTGCACAACGTCTTGAACGCTTGCGGCGCCCTTGCCCTGGCGCTCGATCTCGGCGTGCCGGCGCAAGCGGCGATCGCCGCCCTGGAGCGCTTCGGTGGGGTGGCCCGGCGATTCGACCTGCGCGGTGAGCACGGTGGGGCGACCTTCATCGACGACTACGCGCACCTGCCGAGCGAGATCGGTGCCGTCCTCACCGCGGCGCGCGACTCCGGCGACGGCTGGCGCCGCCTCGTCGCCGTCTTCCAGCCGAACCGCTTCAACCGCATGGCGGTGTTGTGGCCCGAGTACGCGGACGCGTTCGAGGCCGCCGACCTCGTGGTGCTCACCGACATCTACTCGTCGGGCACCCAGGTGCTGCCGGGCGTGACCGGCAAGCTCGTCGTGAACGCGGTGCTCGACAAGCATCCCGAGACACACGTCGTCTGGCTGCCCCACCGCGCCGACCTGGTCGAGTACCTCGCCCGAAGCGTGGGTGCCGGCGACGCGTGCATATCGATGGGCTGCGGCGACGTCGCCAGCCTGCCCGACGAGGTCATCGCCCGCCGCCTCGAGCTGGAGGCCCGCGGGTGA
- a CDS encoding UDP-N-acetylglucosamine--N-acetylmuramyl-(pentapeptide) pyrophosphoryl-undecaprenol N-acetylglucosamine transferase, protein MARCFAVVTGGGTAGHVLPALAVAEALVARGRSPDELYYVGAVRGIETRLLPTTPFPHTFYDVVGVQRRLDRANLQFVPKLVRGRTAAIELLKRLAPRVVVSVGGYASLPVVLAARRLGIPIVVVSYDRRPGQASRLAARWATACAVAFADSPLPHATLTGAPVRQVVLDVDRARDRSLAREALGLPEERFVVVVAGGSQGSGALNAAVRELVEASAGDRGLAVRHVAGERNLSEVMPSRSGEEGILYDVVGYDEKLPLAYAGADLFVGRGGAGTVAEVAVTGTPAVLVPWAAAADDHQSANVRWLSEHGAAVFVAEAELANGQLQSEIARLRAAPEELAALGENAHRLGEVHRSGRLAALVEEVGSR, encoded by the coding sequence ATGGCCCGCTGCTTCGCAGTCGTCACCGGCGGAGGTACGGCAGGTCATGTGCTGCCCGCCCTCGCCGTGGCCGAGGCGCTGGTCGCGCGGGGGCGCTCGCCCGACGAGTTGTACTACGTGGGCGCGGTGCGCGGCATCGAGACCCGGCTGCTGCCCACAACCCCCTTCCCGCACACGTTCTACGACGTGGTCGGGGTGCAGCGCCGCCTGGATCGCGCCAACTTGCAGTTCGTCCCGAAGCTGGTCCGGGGGCGGACGGCGGCGATCGAGCTGCTGAAGCGCCTCGCCCCCCGCGTCGTGGTCTCGGTCGGCGGTTACGCCAGCCTCCCCGTGGTGCTGGCGGCGCGCCGGCTCGGCATCCCGATCGTCGTCGTCAGCTACGACCGCCGTCCCGGGCAGGCGAGCAGGCTGGCCGCGAGGTGGGCCACGGCCTGCGCGGTCGCCTTTGCCGATTCACCTCTGCCGCACGCCACGCTGACCGGTGCTCCCGTGCGCCAGGTCGTGCTCGACGTCGACCGGGCGAGGGATCGGTCCCTCGCGAGGGAGGCGCTCGGCCTGCCCGAGGAGCGCTTCGTGGTCGTCGTCGCCGGTGGTTCGCAGGGGTCGGGGGCGTTGAACGCGGCCGTGAGGGAGCTGGTGGAGGCGTCTGCGGGCGATCGCGGGTTGGCCGTGCGCCACGTCGCCGGAGAGCGCAACCTGTCCGAGGTGATGCCCTCTCGGAGTGGAGAAGAAGGCATCCTTTACGACGTGGTCGGCTACGACGAGAAGCTGCCGCTCGCCTATGCGGGCGCGGACCTGTTCGTCGGCCGCGGCGGCGCAGGGACGGTCGCCGAGGTGGCCGTCACGGGTACACCGGCAGTGCTCGTGCCCTGGGCGGCGGCCGCGGACGACCACCAGAGCGCGAACGTCCGCTGGTTGAGCGAGCACGGCGCGGCGGTGTTCGTCGCCGAGGCCGAGCTCGCGAACGGCCAGCTGCAGAGCGAGATCGCGCGCCTGCGAGCGGCGCCCGAAGAGCTCGCCGCGCTCGGCGAGAACGCGCACCGTCTGGGCGAGGTGCACCGCAGCGGCAGGTTGGCCGCCCTCGTCGAAGAGGTCGGGTCCAGGTGA
- a CDS encoding cell division protein FtsW — translation MSATTTVIGDRRRQAYERAAARRHHPARRAKRQAAFGPPPAAFYWIAGVVFALVMIGLVMVLSASSITSFHVGASPWRFFTKQLCWAGLGLVALGVAFRTPIHWWRHLATPLLVASLGLMALPFVPGVGVEVNSTKAWVAFGPVGFQPSEVLKLSLLLWCADRLVRRSTQLEDLRAAYWPCTWVLVLGAGMAALQGDLGSAVVIAAIVITVMFIGGVPLAPLAFGSAGLATAALGFIVSSPRRLSRWTAFMDLEGTRDYEGYQVYQAIVSIANGGPTGVGVGAGTGKWGYVPLAHSDFIFAIIAEELGMVGVVAVLGGFALLTFYGVQVALAAKDQFGTLLAGGIVAWLFVQTVINVGGVTGSLPVTGLTLPFISFGGTSLLVSMAAAGLLLNVARYQR, via the coding sequence ATGAGCGCGACGACGACAGTGATCGGGGATCGCCGCCGGCAGGCCTACGAACGGGCAGCGGCGCGCCGGCACCACCCCGCGAGGAGGGCGAAGAGGCAGGCCGCCTTCGGCCCGCCGCCCGCGGCGTTCTACTGGATCGCCGGGGTGGTGTTCGCGCTGGTGATGATCGGCCTCGTGATGGTGCTCTCCGCGTCGTCGATCACCTCGTTCCACGTCGGCGCCTCACCGTGGCGCTTCTTCACCAAGCAGCTCTGCTGGGCGGGGCTCGGCCTCGTCGCCCTCGGCGTCGCCTTCCGCACGCCGATCCACTGGTGGCGCCACCTCGCCACGCCCCTGCTCGTCGCCTCCCTCGGGCTGATGGCGCTGCCGTTCGTGCCCGGTGTCGGGGTCGAGGTGAACAGCACCAAGGCGTGGGTGGCCTTCGGCCCGGTCGGCTTCCAGCCGTCGGAGGTGCTGAAGCTCTCCCTGCTCCTTTGGTGCGCCGACCGTCTCGTGCGGCGATCGACCCAGCTCGAAGACCTGCGCGCCGCCTACTGGCCGTGCACGTGGGTGCTCGTGCTCGGCGCCGGCATGGCCGCGCTGCAGGGGGACCTCGGTTCGGCGGTGGTCATCGCCGCGATCGTGATCACGGTGATGTTCATCGGCGGAGTTCCTCTCGCCCCGCTCGCGTTCGGCTCGGCGGGTCTCGCGACGGCCGCCCTCGGGTTCATCGTCAGCTCTCCGCGGCGGCTGTCCCGATGGACGGCGTTCATGGACCTGGAGGGGACGCGTGACTACGAGGGCTACCAGGTGTACCAGGCGATCGTCAGCATCGCGAACGGCGGCCCGACCGGCGTCGGCGTGGGCGCGGGCACTGGCAAATGGGGCTACGTGCCCCTCGCCCACAGCGACTTCATCTTCGCGATCATCGCCGAGGAGCTGGGCATGGTCGGGGTGGTGGCGGTGCTCGGTGGGTTCGCCCTGCTCACGTTCTACGGTGTGCAGGTGGCACTCGCCGCGAAGGACCAGTTCGGGACATTGCTCGCCGGCGGCATCGTCGCCTGGCTGTTCGTGCAGACCGTGATCAACGTCGGCGGGGTCACCGGCAGCCTGCCGGTGACCGGGCTGACGCTGCCGTTCATCTCCTTCGGCGGCACGTCACTGCTCGTCAGCATGGCGGCTGCCGGGCTGCTGCTGAACGTCGCTCGGTACCAGCGCTGA
- the murD gene encoding UDP-N-acetylmuramoyl-L-alanine--D-glutamate ligase encodes MSGPVLVYGLAVAGLAAARALRARGYDVVAVDDAVDDALREQAATVGLDLIGGPLDDVELDRLVRRSASVVPAPGVPEVHRVIGFARAAGVAVRSEIDLAYGWEQERSGGPRPMLAVTGTDGKTTTTLLTVAMLEAAGVAAVDAGNTDVPLVSALDLGVDAFVVECTSFRLAWTPAFRAEAATWLNLAEDHLDWHVSMASYEAAKARIWANARNSDVAIGFAGDAVVMRKLRSAPCRQVTFGGADSPYRLDKDVLTTPHGPLCTVSELRRGLPHDVTNGLAAAALVLEAGLADVAAAGAALRNFAGPPHRIELVAEAHGVRWYDDSKATTPHAVATAIRAFDSVVLVAGGRNKGLDLTPMAAGADRVRAVVAIGEHADVVAAVFDGVAPVVRAATMAAAVQSAGELAVPGDVVLLSPGCASFDWYGGYAERGDDFARLARELVAGDGGAEGEEG; translated from the coding sequence TTGAGCGGGCCGGTCCTGGTGTACGGGCTGGCCGTCGCGGGGCTGGCGGCGGCGCGGGCCTTGCGCGCCCGGGGTTACGACGTGGTGGCTGTCGACGACGCTGTGGACGACGCGTTGCGCGAGCAGGCCGCCACGGTCGGACTCGATCTGATCGGCGGACCGCTCGACGACGTCGAGCTCGACCGTCTGGTGCGGCGCTCGGCGAGCGTCGTGCCGGCACCAGGCGTGCCGGAGGTGCACCGCGTGATCGGCTTCGCCCGCGCCGCCGGGGTGGCGGTGCGTTCCGAGATCGACCTCGCCTACGGCTGGGAGCAGGAGCGCTCCGGCGGCCCGCGGCCGATGCTCGCTGTGACCGGTACCGACGGCAAGACCACCACCACCTTGCTCACCGTGGCGATGCTCGAGGCGGCGGGCGTGGCTGCGGTGGACGCCGGCAACACCGACGTCCCGCTCGTGAGCGCGCTCGACCTCGGCGTAGACGCGTTCGTCGTGGAGTGCACGAGCTTCCGTCTGGCGTGGACGCCGGCCTTCCGGGCCGAGGCCGCTACCTGGCTGAACCTGGCGGAGGACCACCTCGACTGGCACGTGTCGATGGCCTCTTACGAAGCCGCGAAGGCGCGCATCTGGGCGAACGCGCGCAACTCCGACGTGGCGATCGGGTTCGCCGGTGACGCGGTCGTGATGCGCAAGCTGCGCTCGGCGCCGTGCCGGCAGGTGACGTTCGGGGGAGCGGACTCGCCGTACCGCCTCGACAAGGACGTGCTCACCACCCCCCACGGGCCGCTGTGCACGGTCTCCGAGCTGCGCCGTGGCCTCCCCCATGACGTGACGAACGGCCTCGCGGCCGCCGCGCTCGTGCTCGAGGCGGGGCTCGCCGATGTCGCTGCTGCAGGCGCCGCGCTGCGCAACTTCGCCGGGCCGCCCCACCGCATCGAGCTGGTCGCCGAGGCGCACGGTGTGCGCTGGTACGACGACTCGAAGGCCACGACGCCCCATGCGGTGGCGACCGCGATCCGCGCATTCGACTCGGTCGTGCTCGTCGCCGGCGGTCGCAACAAGGGCCTCGACCTGACACCGATGGCTGCTGGCGCCGACCGGGTGCGCGCCGTCGTCGCGATCGGCGAGCACGCCGACGTGGTCGCCGCGGTCTTCGACGGCGTCGCCCCGGTGGTGCGCGCCGCCACGATGGCCGCGGCCGTGCAATCCGCCGGCGAGCTGGCCGTCCCCGGCGACGTGGTGCTGCTGTCGCCGGGGTGCGCGAGCTTCGACTGGTACGGGGGTTACGCCGAGCGCGGCGACGACTTCGCCCGGCTCGCTCGGGAACTGGTGGCCGGCGACGGTGGAGCAGAGGGGGAAGAGGGATGA
- the mraY gene encoding phospho-N-acetylmuramoyl-pentapeptide-transferase, which yields MIAIMIAATIGLFVSLFGTRFLISFFRARGMGQPILGKEDRGPDHHQQKSGTPTMGGLAIIGAAFVGWLAAHAREGLAFSNQAMIVWIGIAAMAFMGLLDDWIKVRRSHNRGIFWKQKGWLTFALACGITAWLVAATDVSETISLTRFDYPGWEVPWWVWVAWTGLMTWATTNAVNVTDGLDGLAAGSGLFGFLAFTVIGYWSFRNPDIYGVLQGGTVNPLDLAVLASGFTGACAGFLWWNAAPARIIMGDVGALGMGAALGLLAVTTNTHLLLPLICGINVMEAGSVALQMGVFKASGRTRRLFRMSPVHHHFELVGWPETTVIIRFWIIGGVCVAGALGLFIADFTRMSDMAGGLP from the coding sequence GTGATCGCGATCATGATCGCGGCGACGATCGGACTCTTCGTCTCGTTGTTCGGGACCCGCTTCCTGATCTCGTTCTTCCGCGCCCGGGGCATGGGCCAGCCGATCCTCGGCAAGGAGGACCGCGGCCCGGATCACCATCAGCAGAAGTCGGGCACGCCGACCATGGGCGGCCTGGCGATCATCGGGGCGGCGTTCGTCGGATGGCTCGCCGCGCACGCCCGCGAGGGCCTCGCGTTCTCCAACCAGGCGATGATCGTGTGGATCGGCATCGCCGCGATGGCCTTCATGGGCCTGCTCGACGACTGGATCAAGGTGCGCCGCTCCCACAACCGGGGCATCTTCTGGAAGCAGAAGGGATGGCTGACGTTCGCCCTCGCCTGTGGCATCACCGCCTGGCTGGTGGCCGCCACCGACGTCAGCGAGACCATCTCGCTGACCCGCTTCGACTATCCGGGGTGGGAGGTGCCGTGGTGGGTCTGGGTGGCCTGGACCGGGCTGATGACGTGGGCGACGACGAACGCGGTCAACGTCACCGACGGTCTCGACGGTCTCGCCGCGGGCTCCGGGCTGTTCGGGTTCCTCGCGTTCACGGTCATCGGCTACTGGTCGTTCCGCAACCCCGACATCTACGGCGTGCTGCAAGGGGGCACGGTCAACCCGCTCGACCTCGCCGTGCTCGCCTCCGGATTCACGGGTGCTTGCGCAGGCTTCCTGTGGTGGAACGCGGCACCGGCGCGGATCATCATGGGTGACGTGGGCGCGCTCGGCATGGGCGCCGCGCTCGGCTTGCTCGCCGTCACCACCAACACCCACCTGCTGCTACCGCTGATCTGTGGCATCAACGTGATGGAGGCAGGTTCGGTGGCGTTGCAGATGGGTGTGTTCAAGGCCTCCGGGCGCACCCGGCGGCTGTTCCGGATGTCTCCGGTGCACCACCACTTCGAGCTGGTCGGGTGGCCGGAGACGACGGTCATCATCCGCTTCTGGATCATCGGTGGCGTCTGTGTTGCCGGCGCGCTGGGTCTCTTCATCGCGGACTTCACCCGCATGTCGGACATGGCGGGAGGGCTTCCTTGA
- a CDS encoding UDP-N-acetylmuramoyl-L-alanyl-D-glutamate--2,6-diaminopimelate ligase, which yields MTRHTASLGALLPTVRGGFGPRRVFGDTDVAISGITHDSRRVGPGSIFCCVPGTTTDGHDHAGAAVQAGAVALLCERPLGLAVAEVIVDDVRQAMGPFSAAVYGHPTDRLTVVGVTGTNGKTTTAHVLGDLLAQSGRRTAVLGTLTGVFTTPEATDLQARFAELVDEETDSVVMEVSSHALALHRVLGTRFRVAVFTNLGRDHLDFHGTEERYFAAKALLFASGLSETGVVNVDDVHGRLLADSSDIEIVGFGLDDVTDVEIGPRHHAYTWRGLRVRVGLGGRFNVTNSLAAATAASVLGLSDDDIVEALAHVPPVPGRFEAVDAGQPFAVIVDYAHTPDGLREALGAAAASAPGGRVILVFGCGGDRDRDKRPEMGAVGASLADEVVITSDNPRSEDPDEIIAAVLSGVSAELRRKVAVNPDRRAAIASALDAARPGDVVLLAGKGHETTQTTGSRVVPFDDRAVARELLGGAA from the coding sequence ATGACCCGTCACACCGCCTCGCTCGGCGCGCTGCTCCCGACCGTGCGCGGCGGCTTCGGCCCTCGCCGAGTCTTCGGGGACACCGACGTCGCCATCTCGGGCATCACCCACGACAGCCGCCGGGTGGGACCCGGCTCGATCTTCTGCTGCGTCCCGGGTACCACGACCGACGGCCACGACCACGCCGGCGCGGCGGTCCAGGCGGGAGCAGTGGCGCTGCTCTGCGAGAGACCGCTCGGGCTGGCGGTGGCGGAGGTGATCGTCGACGACGTCCGCCAGGCGATGGGGCCGTTCTCGGCCGCGGTGTACGGCCACCCCACCGATCGGCTGACCGTGGTCGGCGTCACGGGGACGAACGGCAAGACCACCACCGCCCACGTGCTGGGAGACCTGCTCGCGCAGTCCGGTCGGCGCACCGCCGTGCTCGGGACGCTCACCGGCGTGTTCACCACCCCGGAGGCGACCGACCTGCAGGCCCGCTTCGCGGAGCTCGTCGACGAGGAGACCGACTCGGTCGTGATGGAGGTGTCGTCGCACGCCCTCGCGCTGCATCGGGTGCTCGGCACACGCTTTCGGGTGGCCGTGTTCACGAACCTCGGGCGTGACCACCTGGACTTCCATGGCACGGAGGAGAGGTACTTCGCGGCGAAGGCACTGCTGTTCGCGTCGGGCTTGAGCGAGACCGGCGTGGTCAACGTCGACGACGTGCACGGGCGGCTGCTGGCCGACTCCTCCGACATCGAGATCGTCGGGTTCGGCCTCGACGACGTCACGGACGTGGAGATCGGACCCCGCCATCACGCATACACCTGGCGTGGCCTGCGGGTCCGCGTCGGGCTCGGTGGGCGGTTCAACGTGACGAACTCGCTCGCCGCGGCCACCGCCGCCTCCGTGCTCGGCCTGTCCGACGACGACATCGTCGAGGCCCTCGCTCACGTGCCACCCGTACCGGGTCGCTTCGAGGCCGTCGACGCCGGCCAGCCGTTCGCCGTGATCGTGGACTACGCCCACACCCCCGACGGGCTGCGTGAGGCGCTCGGCGCCGCGGCGGCGTCGGCGCCGGGCGGCCGGGTGATCCTCGTGTTCGGCTGCGGTGGCGACCGGGACCGGGACAAGCGCCCGGAGATGGGCGCGGTCGGGGCATCGCTTGCCGACGAGGTCGTGATCACCTCCGACAACCCGCGCTCGGAGGATCCCGACGAGATCATCGCCGCCGTGCTCTCGGGAGTGTCGGCCGAACTGCGGCGCAAGGTCGCCGTGAACCCCGACCGGCGGGCGGCCATCGCGTCGGCCCTCGATGCCGCTCGGCCCGGCGACGTGGTGCTGCTCGCCGGCAAGGGCCACGAGACCACTCAGACCACGGGCAGCCGGGTGGTTCCCTTCGACGACCGGGCCGTCGCCCGAGAGCTGCTCGGAGGTGCCGCGTGA
- a CDS encoding penicillin-binding protein 2 → MSVFVCAAVVFGLLIGRVVILQTVKAADYREAGLAQRETSVTLSADRGTIFDRDGTELAISVPSTSIYANPMAVGDPLATAHVLATVLRLTPERESRLAAELAARDKSFVYVARQLDQEVASSVLALDLAGVDAVEEPKRVRAAGDLGLGVIGRTDPFGAGATGLELQYESILHGVDGQMVKERDSNGRSMPGGSRVLEAARPGTDLVLTLDRSVQYQVENALVARVEQLLARGGHAVVMDVDSGELYAVASVQRGEDGVVRATSGNLAAVEAHEPGSVAKVFSIAAAIDQGAVTPETQLSVPGSMIFGEDTEYEFTIADAYSHVEMPMTVREIVVDSSNIGTLMTAARVGSETLGTYLEGFGFGQPTGLAFPNESDGILAPAAQWQGTERETMSYGYGFAATPLQLAAAVNTVANDGVYVAPQLVTGTIDAEGEVVPTAEPTTRRVLQTQTAEQMRDIMTDVVCRGTAELAQLPGISIAGKTGTGYKVQDNGTYEGDEGQRAYFATFVGFFPADDPQVTILVSIDEPDPTTQDRFGGTAAAPLFADLAQVAIHELQVEPSPGDAGCPAE, encoded by the coding sequence GTGTCGGTGTTCGTATGCGCGGCGGTGGTGTTCGGGCTGCTCATCGGGCGCGTCGTGATCCTCCAGACGGTGAAGGCTGCCGACTACCGCGAGGCCGGACTGGCCCAGCGCGAGACGAGCGTCACCCTGAGCGCCGATCGGGGGACGATCTTCGACCGCGACGGCACCGAGCTCGCCATCTCGGTGCCGTCGACGTCGATCTACGCCAACCCGATGGCGGTGGGTGATCCGCTGGCCACCGCCCACGTGCTCGCGACCGTCCTGCGTCTCACGCCGGAGCGGGAGTCGCGCCTCGCCGCGGAGCTGGCCGCCAGGGACAAGTCGTTCGTGTACGTGGCCCGCCAGCTCGACCAGGAGGTCGCGAGCTCGGTGCTCGCCCTCGACCTCGCCGGCGTCGACGCGGTGGAGGAGCCCAAGCGCGTCCGCGCGGCAGGAGATCTCGGGCTGGGGGTGATCGGGCGCACCGACCCGTTCGGGGCGGGCGCGACCGGGCTCGAGTTGCAGTACGAGTCGATCCTGCACGGTGTCGACGGCCAGATGGTGAAGGAGCGGGATTCGAACGGGCGCTCGATGCCGGGAGGATCGAGGGTGCTCGAGGCCGCGCGGCCGGGCACCGACTTGGTGCTGACGCTGGACCGCAGCGTGCAGTACCAGGTGGAGAACGCCCTGGTCGCGCGCGTGGAGCAACTGCTCGCCCGAGGCGGCCATGCGGTCGTGATGGACGTCGACTCCGGCGAGCTGTACGCGGTGGCGAGCGTGCAGCGCGGTGAAGACGGCGTCGTGCGGGCCACGTCGGGCAACCTCGCGGCGGTCGAGGCCCACGAACCGGGGTCGGTGGCCAAGGTGTTCAGCATCGCCGCCGCGATCGACCAGGGGGCGGTCACCCCCGAGACCCAGCTGTCCGTCCCGGGGTCGATGATCTTCGGCGAGGACACCGAGTACGAGTTCACGATCGCCGACGCGTACTCGCACGTGGAGATGCCGATGACGGTGCGCGAGATCGTGGTCGACTCCTCCAACATCGGCACGTTGATGACGGCGGCACGCGTCGGCAGCGAGACGCTCGGCACCTACCTGGAGGGCTTCGGCTTCGGCCAGCCGACCGGGCTCGCGTTCCCGAACGAGTCCGACGGGATCCTCGCTCCGGCCGCGCAGTGGCAGGGGACCGAGCGCGAGACGATGTCCTACGGCTACGGGTTCGCGGCCACCCCGCTGCAGCTCGCGGCGGCGGTCAACACCGTCGCCAACGACGGCGTCTACGTCGCCCCCCAGCTCGTCACCGGGACCATCGACGCCGAGGGCGAGGTGGTGCCGACCGCCGAGCCGACGACGCGGCGGGTGCTGCAGACGCAGACCGCCGAGCAGATGCGCGACATCATGACCGACGTCGTCTGCCGGGGCACGGCCGAGCTGGCCCAGCTGCCGGGCATCTCCATCGCCGGCAAGACCGGAACCGGGTACAAGGTGCAGGACAACGGCACCTACGAAGGAGACGAAGGCCAGCGCGCCTACTTCGCGACCTTCGTCGGCTTCTTCCCCGCCGACGACCCCCAGGTGACGATCCTCGTGTCGATCGACGAGCCGGACCCGACCACGCAGGACCGCTTCGGCGGAACCGCCGCGGCCCCGCTCTTCGCCGATCTGGCCCAGGTCGCGATCCACGAACTGCAGGTCGAGCCGAGTCCCGGCGACGCCGGCTGCCCCGCGGAGTAG
- the rsmH gene encoding 16S rRNA (cytosine(1402)-N(4))-methyltransferase RsmH, with the protein METHRFEHEPVMAAEIVAVFAAVPPGLVVDATVGGGGHASALLAAHPHLEVLGLDRDPAALSAARETLAPFGGRARLVHARFDRLTSIMTDFGLRSISGALFDLGVSSHQLDSAGRGFAYRHDAPLDMRMDPTEPWSAGDVVNGYTEAELAHVLREHADERWATRIAKAIVAARPIQSTSELARVVVEAIPAPARRRGGHPAKRTFQAIRIEVNRELELLPGALDAAVSATHAGGRVAVLSYHSGEDRIVKDRFRFHETGGCHCPNDLPCVCGAVRTVRLVRAPRRPSAAEVEHNPRSSSARLRVVERLPDGGAAESER; encoded by the coding sequence ATGGAAACGCATCGGTTCGAGCACGAGCCGGTGATGGCAGCCGAGATCGTCGCGGTGTTCGCCGCCGTCCCCCCGGGGCTGGTGGTGGACGCCACCGTCGGCGGGGGAGGCCATGCCAGCGCCCTGCTCGCGGCACACCCCCACCTCGAGGTGCTCGGCCTCGACCGGGACCCGGCAGCACTGTCGGCCGCCCGGGAGACCCTGGCTCCCTTCGGTGGGCGCGCCCGGCTCGTCCATGCCCGATTCGACCGCCTCACCAGCATCATGACCGACTTCGGCCTTCGCTCCATCTCCGGCGCCCTCTTCGACCTCGGCGTCTCCTCCCATCAGCTCGACTCGGCCGGGCGCGGCTTCGCGTACCGCCACGACGCGCCGCTCGACATGCGCATGGACCCGACCGAGCCGTGGTCTGCCGGCGACGTGGTCAACGGCTACACCGAGGCCGAACTGGCTCACGTGTTGCGAGAGCACGCCGACGAGCGCTGGGCCACCCGCATCGCCAAGGCGATCGTGGCCGCGCGCCCGATCCAGAGCACGTCGGAGCTGGCGCGCGTCGTCGTGGAGGCGATCCCCGCACCGGCGCGTCGCCGGGGTGGGCATCCTGCCAAGCGCACCTTCCAGGCGATCCGGATCGAGGTCAACCGTGAGCTCGAACTGCTCCCCGGCGCGCTCGACGCCGCGGTGTCGGCCACACACGCCGGGGGGCGGGTGGCCGTGCTCTCCTACCACTCCGGCGAGGACCGGATCGTGAAGGACCGCTTCCGCTTCCACGAGACCGGTGGCTGCCACTGCCCGAACGATCTTCCCTGCGTGTGCGGCGCGGTGCGCACCGTGCGCCTGGTACGGGCGCCGCGGCGCCCGAGCGCGGCCGAGGTCGAGCACAACCCCCGGTCCTCGTCGGCTCGTCTACGGGTGGTGGAGCGTCTTCCCGACGGCGGAGCCGCCGAGAGCGAGCGTTGA